Genomic DNA from Caldicellulosiruptor hydrothermalis 108:
GAACTTGTTGTTAATCTGGTACAGGGTCAAATTCCCTTTGCAATAAGGGTGGACAGGAACAAAAAGAAAAACAGCTGATATCATCATCAACTGTTTTCACTACTCTAAAACCCTGTACCATATTCCAATAAATCAACCCCTGTTCACCCTTAATTAAATTATACCACAGTCTCATAAGTTTTGTATCTGAAGTTTTTATATCACCCCTGTTTGGCAGTTTGCCAAATACAGTTTGCCTGCCAGGGGGTGGAGTTTGCAATGTTTAAGCTGAGTTTTGATGAGCAAAAAGAACTGGTTTGCAGGATAAAACAGGGCGACAAAAAGGCAGCCGAAGAATTAATCTGTGCATATGAGCCTTTGATTATATCATTTGCTGCCAAATACAACAAACCGGAGATCTTCGAGGACTTAAAGCAGGAAGGCTACTGTGCAATATTACAGGCTGCCAGGAAGTTCAATGTGAGTTTGGGTGTTTCCTTCATTACTCTTGCTGTGTACTACATTAAACGCAATATGGACAGATGTGTGAACAGGGATAGAACAATCAGACCACCATTTAATAAGCCCAGCACTGAAATCCCACAGGTGATTTCAATGGATGCTCCTGTTAACACAAACAACTATGATGACGAAGAGTTAAGAGTGAAAGACACAATTCAGAGTTCTACTGCTGATGTTGAGGAAAAAGTAATGTACAATGAAACTCTGAGAAAACTTGTTGAATTGCTTTCAAATGAAGAAAGAAAAATCCTGTTGCTGCGACTCAAACAATACAGTTACAAGGAAATTGCAGAAAAGTTGGGACTGACTGAAAAACAGGTTGCTACAAAAGCACAAAAAATCCGTGCTAAACTTCAGTGTCTTCTGAAAGCATCGTAGTGCAGGGGGTTTGCTCCCCCTTTCCCTGCACTCGATAGTTGGCAAACCAATGTATGAGTGGTACAATATTAATCAAAATAACTAACTTCGTAATTTTTCCCCTTAGCGGGAGCACGGAAGCTTAACGCTACCTTCGTTTTTCCCCACAGCGGGAGCGGAGCAGGTTAAATGCCTGCGGTATTTCAAACAGGTCAATACAACAGTTTGCCTAAAATAGTTAGCCCTGATTTGAGCTTTTAAGCTCAATCAGGGCTTTTGCTTTGTTTTGGGAGTTTACAGACCTTTTTGAAAAAAGCAGACACACTGGGGGTAAAAAGAAAAAACAGATGAAATGATTCTCATCTGTTTTCCCTGCACCAATTTCCTTTACACACTATCTCTGTGCACCCTCACCTATAATTATACCATGCCAAACATACAATGCAAAATTGCATCTTGGCAGTTAGCAAATAAAAGTTGGCAGGGAGTGGTTAAGGATGACCATTTTCAACGCCTGCAAAATAGAAGATGGCAAAATCTACTACTTCAACTGGTTTGTCGGTATTGTAAAAGGTATAAAGGCGCTTGTTCTTGAACGCTACTGGTGCAGAGAACTTGAGTGTTTTCTGGAAGAGTCAGGACTTGTGCCGGTTTGGGTTTCTTCCTTGCCAGAAGTAGAAAAGACAGGCTGAGGGTTTACCTTTGCCCTCAGCTCTGGAAGTTTGCTAATCAACAGTTTGCAGGGGGGATCCAGGTGAGTTTGCAAAAGCGAAGACTACAAAGATATCTGCAGAGACTTGTTCTCAGAAATTATAAACTACTGGATAAGGGCAAGAAAACAATCGCTTTTGCAGATGCAAGAGGTGTGTTTGTTTCATATTATTTTGATGCAGTCGAGCTCAAAACAGGAAAGTCTGTAAAACTCAAGGTAGAAACTTTCTATTATCTTGGGGAAAAACACGCAACCCCAGAAGAAGTTTGGTACTCATTGGGTGGGAAATAACTCCCACCCAGGCAGTTCGCAAACAGAAGTTTGCAATGAAGTTGTTGCAAACAAAAATTTTTGTGGTATAATAAAAATAGAAGTTAGCCTTGAAAAGTTAGCCACAGGTTGTTTGCCAGGGTCTAAAAAACCTGCAGACACCTGTGGCTTTTGTATTTTCTGTAGCTTGGAAAGTAAATATTCAGTTTGCCGGTAGTTTGCCTAAAGAAAGTTAGCCCTGAGCGAGAAGTATAAAAAGCTTCTTCTCAGGGCTTTTCGTGTTTGTAAGGTCGTTTCAGTTTGCAGGTCTGGTTTGCAAATCCAGTCTTGGTAGTTTGCTAAGCAAAGTTTTCAGGGGGCGATCCAAGATGATGTTCATCGACTTCACAACTGCCGATAACTGTAGGAATCCATGGGCTTATGAAATTTGTGTGAAGTGCAATGCATGTGGACGTATTAACAAAGACTCTATGCTACAGGACAGACTAAAAGTTCTGGAAGAATATTTGCAGGAGAGAAAAAGTTTTGACCGGTGGTCTGATGATAAAGAAATACGGAAAATACAGGAACAGAACTTGAGAACTCAAATTAAAGAGTTAGAAGAAGAGATAGAGAAAATAAAGAAACAGTTAGCAAAAGGCAAGCAAGGGTAATCCCTTGCTCCGGTAGTTTGCCAAATAAAAAAGTTAGCGAGGGGGTAGTTAGCAATGCCAAACTGGTGTAGAAATGTGCTTGTTGTCAGCGGTTCTGAAGAAGATGTAATGAAGTTTGACAGACAATTTTACAATATTCCGCAGGTGTATCCAGGACACAAGAAACCAACCAGAAAACAGTATACTTTCTCAGCACTCCGACCAATACCCGACACAATACTTAAAAAAGGCTACTGGGACCCAAGCCCAGAAGGTTTCAAAAAGTGGAAAGAATTTATCAACAAGTACGACAAGGCAGACATTTTCTACATTGCTTCGCTGCCGGATGAGGAGTTCCCCAACGGTTACGAATGGCAATGTGCTAAATGGGGAACAAAATGGGATCTTGTGGACGATGAAGACGTTGATGTAAAAGTTATAAAAGACAATGCAGGAAACGCTACAATAATGTACACATTTGACACTGCTTGGTCACCAGTAGCACCGCTTGTAGTACATGTTGAAAAAAAGTATCCGAACCTTAAATTTGAACTTGAATTCGTTGAAGATTGTGGTGGATTCTTTGGATACTACAGAAATGGTGGCTATGCTGAGTATACGTTTGAAGATTTGAAACAAAAACCGGAGTTGCTTGCTGATTTCAAGTACATTCGCATTCACGACTACCTGTAAAAAAATTGGGCAGGAGAAGGTTTCCTGCCCGGTGTTTGGCAGTTTGCCAAAAATAAGTTTGCGGGAGGTAGTTGGTTATGAGTGATGTAAAAGAACTTGCAAAGATTGAAGGGGGAACAGTGGAATACGATACTGAAAGCGGAAAAGTTAGATTGTCGCCTGAAATTGTCAAAAGATACTTGGTCAGTGGTGACCCATCGAAGGTAACTGATGCAGAAGTGCTTATGTTTTTAAAACTCTGCCAGTACCAAAAACTTAATCCGTTCCTAAGAGAGGCATATTTGATAAAGTATGGTGACGAACCAGCTACAATTGTAGTTGGCAAAGAAACATTCACCAAAAGGGCCTCAAAATGTGAACTGTGTGCTGGCTGGCAGGCCGGGGTAATCGTGAGAAAATATAACAGAGTAAATGAAATC
This window encodes:
- a CDS encoding sigma-70 family RNA polymerase sigma factor, whose amino-acid sequence is MFKLSFDEQKELVCRIKQGDKKAAEELICAYEPLIISFAAKYNKPEIFEDLKQEGYCAILQAARKFNVSLGVSFITLAVYYIKRNMDRCVNRDRTIRPPFNKPSTEIPQVISMDAPVNTNNYDDEELRVKDTIQSSTADVEEKVMYNETLRKLVELLSNEERKILLLRLKQYSYKEIAEKLGLTEKQVATKAQKIRAKLQCLLKAS
- a CDS encoding DUF1281 family ferredoxin-like fold protein, which produces MPNWCRNVLVVSGSEEDVMKFDRQFYNIPQVYPGHKKPTRKQYTFSALRPIPDTILKKGYWDPSPEGFKKWKEFINKYDKADIFYIASLPDEEFPNGYEWQCAKWGTKWDLVDDEDVDVKVIKDNAGNATIMYTFDTAWSPVAPLVVHVEKKYPNLKFELEFVEDCGGFFGYYRNGGYAEYTFEDLKQKPELLADFKYIRIHDYL